The following coding sequences are from one Sphingobium sp. V4 window:
- a CDS encoding FecR domain-containing protein translates to MSKAFDARALEQIDSPEATAAAYFSHFRSPNAAAEDYLAFEHWHARDEAHRRAWARVEQEWEEAGKVRADARILAIRERALANRRARRNWRRPVAAAAAIGILMLGGIAWKQHQGRLAKLAQVEARTFSTGVGQQASFRMSDGSTITINTGSTLSVSESDTRRSTRMKQGEAFFEVARNPRKPFVVEAEGVTVTALGTAFAVRELGDEGVRVTLAHGRVRVDMPAAGGKPAQSALLSPDTQLTWRNGRYSIAQVNVGQQLGWRQGMIVFDRTPLAEAVAEINRYSPQEIAVASATLGRRPITGSFRVGVTRGFLQSLETSGIARVVNESATGAELVKP, encoded by the coding sequence ATGAGCAAGGCCTTCGACGCCCGCGCGCTGGAACAGATCGATTCTCCCGAAGCGACCGCAGCCGCTTATTTCAGCCATTTCCGCTCTCCCAATGCAGCGGCGGAGGACTATCTGGCCTTCGAGCATTGGCATGCGCGCGACGAAGCGCATCGTAGGGCTTGGGCGCGGGTGGAGCAGGAATGGGAAGAGGCCGGCAAGGTGCGCGCCGATGCCAGGATCCTCGCCATTCGCGAACGGGCGCTGGCCAACCGCCGTGCGCGCCGCAACTGGCGTCGCCCGGTTGCCGCAGCGGCTGCGATCGGCATCCTGATGCTTGGCGGCATCGCCTGGAAGCAGCATCAGGGCAGGCTCGCCAAACTTGCTCAGGTCGAGGCGCGCACATTTTCCACCGGCGTCGGCCAGCAGGCATCCTTCCGGATGTCCGATGGATCGACGATCACGATCAACACCGGATCGACCCTGTCGGTCAGCGAAAGCGACACGCGGCGCAGCACGCGGATGAAGCAGGGCGAGGCGTTCTTCGAGGTTGCGAGAAATCCCCGCAAGCCCTTCGTGGTCGAAGCAGAAGGCGTGACGGTGACGGCGCTCGGCACGGCCTTTGCTGTCCGCGAACTGGGCGACGAAGGCGTGCGCGTGACACTGGCGCATGGCCGTGTGCGTGTCGACATGCCTGCAGCCGGCGGCAAACCGGCCCAGTCGGCGCTGCTTTCGCCGGACACGCAATTGACCTGGCGAAATGGTCGTTACAGTATCGCGCAGGTGAATGTCGGCCAGCAACTTGGCTGGCGGCAGGGCATGATCGTCTTCGACCGCACCCCGCTCGCCGAAGCGGTTGCGGAGATCAACCGCTACAGCCCGCAGGAGATCGCCGTCGCCAGCGCTACGCTCGGCCGCCGGCCGATCACTGGCAGTTTCCGTGTCGGTGTCACACGCGGCTTCCTGCAAAGTCTGGAGACAAGCGGCATCGCCCGCGTGGTCAACGAAAGCGCCACGGGCGCGGAACTGGTGAAACCCTAA
- a CDS encoding DUF6766 family protein: MRVLRDNGLTIVLMLLFGGSITGQWIAGWHVQMEDARRHGETMLSLATYTTSPEFLSSVFENWESEFLQMSAYVVLTAFLFQRGSAESKDPDSPPRDKDLDLQASKPGSPHILRWGPIWRALYDRSLGLALGILFIASFIIHWTQSARVAAQEALAHGGTPLSTLAYLGDPQLWFESFQNWQSEFLSTAVLVVLSIFLRQRESPESKGVAAPHGQTGE; this comes from the coding sequence ATGCGGGTCTTACGCGACAATGGGCTGACGATCGTCCTCATGCTGCTATTTGGCGGCAGCATAACAGGCCAATGGATCGCCGGCTGGCACGTGCAGATGGAAGATGCTCGGCGTCATGGCGAAACCATGCTTTCACTCGCGACCTATACCACAAGCCCCGAATTCCTCTCGAGCGTGTTCGAGAATTGGGAAAGCGAATTTCTCCAGATGTCCGCCTATGTCGTTCTGACGGCCTTCCTGTTCCAACGCGGTTCAGCTGAATCGAAAGACCCGGACAGTCCGCCCCGCGACAAGGATCTCGACCTTCAGGCGAGCAAGCCAGGGTCCCCGCATATCTTGCGCTGGGGACCGATATGGCGCGCCCTCTATGACCGGTCCTTGGGCCTTGCCCTCGGCATTCTCTTCATCGCTTCGTTCATCATTCACTGGACCCAGAGCGCCCGGGTCGCCGCACAGGAAGCGCTGGCGCATGGCGGCACGCCGCTCAGCACGCTTGCCTATCTGGGCGATCCGCAACTCTGGTTTGAATCCTTCCAGAACTGGCAGAGCGAATTTCTATCCACAGCCGTGCTGGTAGTGCTGTCGATATTCCTTCGGCAACGGGAATCGCCAGAATCCAAGGGGGTCGCGGCGCCGCACGGGCAGACCGGAGAATAG
- a CDS encoding TonB-dependent receptor, protein MAYRTASVLLLASSLVAIAAPGAHAQTAPQVSDDPGGQITVTARRREESAQTVPVSVTAFNEEMLREKAVVSTQDLTYTTPGLNVAPQTSRDTPSIVIRGQRRATAGAAAPSVVTYFADVPLPNEGSIVPTFDVGSIQVLKGPQGTLFGRNTTGGALLLYPVAPDYDFGGYGQLTLGSYNERTFEGAVNIPVVTDKVALRLAGQVARREGYTKNHGVGGDLDDRHNNAFRGSLLLEPLDGLKNVTVFDYYKAKENGTATILNGVYPNPAVAGGGNARTAVNAPYLDCGVAGCDIDIALAEQQANGVRDVSTSIAPRSNRTFWGVANTTTLDVGAVTFKNIFGYRSSKIDAVRDMDGTYLQLNESLSNTAVEQYSNEFQIMGKLFADKLDWIVGAFYLKNDPTGVNGGVTYAAVIPGRTFTYNENYNSATSKALFGQIGYAFGGFADGLRFNGGFRYTWDKSSGCSVAVLSTLDRIGPDACQERGGKTGAEKSKAPTWTLGFDYKVNEDIFLYITNRRGYRAAGFNQSGLSSYFDGFETFKPEKVTDYEAGIKSSWQIGDVKGRFNVAAYTSKYSNIQRSIFPGANFDGDNDPSNDPGNMIINAAKATIKGTEFDISVTPVRGFSVTGFGAYTDAKYDEYAAPAAFVPLLGTNPVNNKFSYTPKWTLGAGARYAHELGDFAELVINANWFHSSKVWYVERPLDTNGIQKAYDTVNLKFDLNDIEGRGIDLGLFVRNLFDVTYAAAGGVVTPSITATSLVYNEPRVIGVQLRMAIGAR, encoded by the coding sequence ATGGCCTATCGCACAGCATCCGTATTGCTGCTCGCCAGTTCACTCGTCGCGATCGCAGCGCCGGGCGCCCATGCCCAGACCGCGCCGCAGGTCAGCGACGATCCGGGTGGGCAGATTACCGTCACGGCACGTCGCCGCGAGGAAAGCGCGCAGACCGTTCCGGTTTCCGTCACCGCCTTCAATGAAGAGATGTTGCGCGAAAAGGCCGTGGTCAGCACCCAGGACCTGACCTACACGACGCCGGGCCTCAACGTCGCGCCGCAAACCTCGCGCGATACCCCCAGCATCGTGATCCGCGGCCAGCGCCGCGCCACGGCAGGTGCGGCCGCGCCGTCGGTCGTCACCTATTTCGCCGACGTGCCGCTGCCCAATGAAGGCAGTATCGTGCCGACCTTCGACGTCGGATCGATCCAAGTGCTCAAAGGGCCGCAGGGCACGCTGTTCGGCCGCAATACCACGGGCGGCGCGCTGCTCCTCTATCCGGTCGCCCCCGATTACGACTTTGGCGGCTATGGGCAGTTGACGCTCGGCTCCTATAATGAGCGGACTTTCGAAGGGGCAGTGAACATCCCGGTCGTTACGGACAAGGTGGCGCTGCGCCTTGCGGGGCAGGTTGCCCGTCGCGAAGGCTATACCAAGAATCACGGCGTTGGCGGCGATCTCGACGATCGTCACAACAATGCCTTTCGTGGCTCGCTGCTGCTGGAACCGCTCGACGGCCTGAAGAATGTGACCGTGTTCGACTATTACAAGGCAAAGGAGAACGGCACCGCCACCATCCTGAACGGCGTTTACCCCAACCCGGCCGTCGCCGGCGGCGGCAACGCCCGCACGGCAGTCAATGCCCCATATCTCGATTGTGGCGTTGCAGGGTGCGACATCGACATCGCGTTGGCCGAACAGCAGGCGAATGGCGTGCGTGACGTATCGACCAGCATTGCGCCTCGCTCCAACCGGACCTTCTGGGGCGTCGCGAACACTACGACGCTGGATGTCGGCGCCGTCACCTTCAAGAATATCTTTGGCTATCGCAGCAGCAAGATCGACGCCGTTCGCGACATGGATGGCACCTATCTCCAGCTCAACGAAAGCCTGTCCAACACGGCCGTCGAGCAATATTCGAACGAGTTCCAGATCATGGGCAAGCTGTTCGCCGACAAGCTCGACTGGATCGTTGGGGCCTTCTATCTGAAGAACGATCCGACCGGAGTGAATGGCGGCGTAACCTATGCCGCGGTCATTCCGGGCCGCACCTTCACCTATAACGAGAATTACAACAGTGCGACGAGCAAGGCGCTGTTTGGCCAGATCGGCTATGCCTTCGGAGGTTTTGCCGATGGCTTGCGTTTCAACGGCGGATTTCGCTACACTTGGGACAAGTCGTCGGGCTGTTCGGTGGCCGTGCTGTCCACGCTGGACCGCATCGGTCCGGATGCCTGCCAGGAGCGCGGTGGCAAGACAGGCGCCGAAAAGTCGAAGGCGCCCACTTGGACGCTGGGCTTCGACTATAAGGTGAATGAGGATATCTTCCTCTACATCACCAATCGTCGCGGTTACCGCGCGGCCGGATTCAACCAGAGCGGCCTGTCGTCCTATTTCGACGGCTTCGAAACCTTCAAGCCAGAGAAGGTCACCGACTATGAGGCAGGGATCAAGAGCAGCTGGCAGATTGGTGACGTAAAGGGGCGCTTCAACGTCGCAGCCTACACGAGCAAATACAGCAACATCCAGCGCTCGATCTTCCCCGGTGCGAACTTCGACGGCGACAATGATCCATCGAACGATCCGGGCAACATGATCATCAATGCGGCGAAGGCGACGATCAAGGGAACCGAGTTCGACATCTCAGTGACGCCGGTCCGTGGCTTCAGCGTAACGGGTTTTGGCGCCTATACCGACGCCAAATATGATGAATACGCGGCGCCAGCGGCCTTTGTGCCGCTGCTCGGCACCAATCCCGTCAACAACAAATTTTCCTACACGCCCAAATGGACGCTGGGGGCAGGCGCCCGCTACGCGCATGAACTGGGCGATTTCGCGGAACTGGTCATCAACGCCAACTGGTTCCACAGCAGCAAGGTCTGGTATGTCGAGCGGCCACTCGACACCAACGGCATCCAGAAGGCCTATGATACGGTCAATCTGAAGTTCGACCTGAACGACATCGAGGGACGGGGCATCGACCTTGGCCTGTTTGTCCGGAATCTGTTCGACGTGACCTATGCTGCCGCCGGCGGCGTGGTGACGCCGTCCATTACGGCAACGTCGCTGGTCTATAACGAGCCGCGTGTGATCGGCGTCCAGTTGCGCATGGCGATCGGCGCACGCTGA
- a CDS encoding sigma-70 family RNA polymerase sigma factor has translation MPALRRYIAKRTDAVDVDDLVQDVLLRMHVRGQAEAIDNIEGYLFQVAASVLTDRARRDRTRERSAHCELTESFHPVEDRTPERVLRGREDVDRLVEALEAMPELTRDAFVLHRFEEMSYDAVGEHLGISTSAVGRHLMKAVRFLAARDLP, from the coding sequence GTGCCCGCATTACGCCGCTATATAGCCAAGCGCACCGATGCCGTCGATGTCGACGATCTGGTGCAGGACGTGCTGCTGCGCATGCATGTGCGCGGTCAGGCCGAGGCGATCGATAATATCGAGGGCTATCTGTTTCAGGTAGCGGCCAGCGTCCTGACCGACCGCGCCCGGCGCGATCGAACCCGCGAGCGCAGCGCCCATTGCGAGCTGACAGAAAGTTTTCACCCGGTGGAGGACCGGACGCCCGAGCGCGTGTTGCGCGGACGCGAGGATGTCGACCGACTGGTGGAAGCGCTGGAGGCGATGCCGGAGCTGACCCGCGATGCCTTCGTCCTCCATCGATTCGAGGAAATGTCCTATGACGCCGTCGGCGAGCATCTGGGCATTTCGACGAGCGCAGTCGGACGGCATCTGATGAAAGCCGTACGCTTCCTGGCGGCGAGGGACTTGCCATGA
- a CDS encoding TonB-dependent receptor: MVAESALRHMTRGLGVSIRRVGRSLFIVEPSVSRSAIAEVPGPGSDPDILVTARRRLEKGGDVPLMVAHDGPDMLSRQAVRTLADLARVTPGFVATGQTSSAMPLLVMRGQRRSINDENRLPLVVYQEEVPLPNQAALSPLYDMASIEILRGPQGTLFGRSTTSGAILLHSARPGDDMPSYVETDVGNYGMNRIEGAIELPARGPWSLRVAGQRTRRDGFIHMASGGRADDAHSDAARAVLRFAPEGRFRSLLTFDMLNADERGSAQILTGVYGGGTARTIENAPYFDCGQGACDVDALLERQRELGRRTSQSGLSPLFRRRFRAVTNISEYGDDDLLLRNIAGWRSTRIVNALDGDATPLAINDLSGRANLRQLTEEFQVQGKLGGTRYIAGVFFLQSVPVGTMLQRSAQFIRPGKPVNNIANYQTFRSAALFGQVTLPLAPTLTADLGLRYTVEKVRGCSLRSADAEPLSRTDCIDTGGSLSAFRSGRVTWTAALTRRRGESSLYLTSRRAFRSGGYNSPTLGGRLAPFQQFGPESFTDIEAGAKGRWAVGSVHGSYSAAIYAGVYRNIQRALFPDSDFDGDGDPGNDPISFYVNISRARVMGMDGELAASVGSHLRATVSFSYVDARYTKVDASALLAPLLGSDPINNRFSYTPRFSGVVDMVREFPLPDNLGRLELGIDYSHVSTIRFAERANDRAGVQPTYGLLGGAIGWKRIAGRPLDLEIWGRNLTNRYYVSAGGTLNPIFTAATIIPGAPRTLGVRMRYAFE; this comes from the coding sequence ATGGTGGCCGAGAGCGCGCTGCGGCACATGACCCGAGGGCTGGGCGTCAGCATTCGTCGCGTAGGCAGGAGCCTGTTCATCGTAGAGCCGTCCGTATCCCGGTCGGCGATCGCGGAAGTGCCCGGGCCGGGAAGCGATCCGGACATTCTGGTAACGGCGCGGCGGCGGCTGGAAAAAGGGGGAGATGTGCCGCTGATGGTGGCGCACGATGGTCCCGATATGCTCAGCCGACAGGCGGTCCGGACGCTGGCCGACCTAGCGCGGGTTACGCCGGGATTCGTTGCGACGGGTCAGACGTCCAGCGCAATGCCGCTGCTGGTCATGCGCGGGCAGCGGCGGTCGATCAACGACGAAAACCGCTTGCCTTTGGTGGTCTATCAGGAAGAGGTGCCATTGCCGAACCAGGCGGCTCTTTCTCCGCTGTACGACATGGCCTCCATCGAGATATTGCGGGGGCCGCAGGGTACCTTGTTCGGGCGCAGCACGACCAGCGGCGCGATCCTGCTCCATTCCGCCCGGCCGGGCGACGACATGCCATCCTATGTCGAGACGGATGTGGGCAATTACGGCATGAACCGGATCGAAGGCGCAATCGAGCTGCCCGCAAGGGGGCCGTGGTCGCTGCGGGTTGCGGGGCAGCGGACGCGCAGGGATGGATTCATCCATATGGCATCGGGCGGCAGAGCGGATGATGCGCATAGTGATGCCGCGCGTGCGGTACTCCGTTTCGCACCGGAAGGACGGTTCAGATCGCTGCTGACCTTCGATATGCTCAATGCCGACGAGCGTGGATCGGCTCAGATACTGACCGGCGTTTATGGCGGAGGGACGGCCCGGACGATCGAAAATGCGCCCTATTTCGATTGCGGTCAGGGGGCATGCGATGTCGATGCCTTGCTGGAGCGGCAGCGGGAGCTGGGAAGGAGGACGTCCCAATCGGGGCTTTCGCCACTTTTCAGGCGCCGCTTCCGTGCCGTGACGAACATCAGCGAATATGGCGATGACGATCTGCTGTTGCGTAACATCGCTGGCTGGCGATCGACCCGGATCGTCAACGCGCTGGATGGCGATGCAACGCCGCTGGCGATCAACGATCTGAGCGGTCGTGCCAATCTGCGGCAGCTGACCGAAGAATTCCAGGTGCAGGGCAAGCTGGGTGGGACGCGTTACATTGCGGGAGTCTTCTTCCTCCAAAGCGTGCCGGTAGGGACGATGTTGCAAAGGAGCGCGCAATTCATTCGTCCGGGAAAACCCGTCAACAACATTGCCAATTATCAGACCTTTCGAAGTGCCGCCCTTTTTGGTCAGGTGACGCTCCCCCTGGCGCCCACGCTGACGGCGGATCTGGGATTGCGCTATACCGTAGAGAAGGTGCGGGGCTGTTCCTTGCGGAGCGCAGACGCAGAACCGCTGTCGCGGACCGATTGCATCGACACGGGGGGATCGCTCAGCGCCTTTCGATCGGGAAGGGTGACCTGGACGGCGGCCCTTACTCGGCGGCGGGGCGAAAGCAGCCTGTATCTGACAAGCCGGCGTGCGTTCCGATCGGGCGGCTATAATAGTCCGACGCTCGGCGGCAGGCTCGCGCCGTTCCAGCAGTTCGGGCCGGAAAGTTTCACCGACATCGAAGCGGGCGCAAAGGGACGATGGGCGGTCGGTTCGGTCCATGGTTCCTATTCCGCCGCCATCTATGCCGGCGTCTATCGCAATATCCAGCGGGCCTTGTTCCCCGATTCCGACTTCGATGGCGACGGCGATCCGGGCAATGATCCCATCTCCTTCTACGTCAATATCTCGCGCGCCCGCGTGATGGGAATGGATGGCGAACTGGCGGCCAGCGTCGGCAGTCATCTGCGCGCTACGGTCAGTTTTTCCTATGTCGATGCGCGCTATACGAAGGTCGATGCATCCGCATTGCTCGCGCCCCTTCTGGGCAGCGATCCGATTAACAACCGTTTCTCTTACACGCCCCGTTTCAGCGGGGTCGTGGATATGGTTAGGGAATTTCCCCTCCCGGACAATCTGGGTCGGCTGGAACTGGGAATCGACTATAGCCATGTCAGCACGATCCGCTTTGCCGAGCGGGCCAATGACCGCGCCGGTGTTCAGCCCACCTATGGTCTTCTGGGTGGAGCCATCGGCTGGAAACGGATAGCGGGGCGACCGCTCGACCTCGAAATCTGGGGCCGCAATCTGACGAACCGCTATTATGTCAGCGCCGGTGGGACGCTCAATCCCATATTTACGGCCGCCACGATCATTCCGGGGGCACCGCGTACCCTTGGCGTGCGGATGCGCTATGCCTTCGAATAG
- a CDS encoding CinA family protein, with product MGEPQNRQTGSAETLSPILPDDVEEAAAAVLKAACEAELRLATAESCTGGLLASLLTDVEGASHAFERGFAVYSEEAKCELLGIRREQIDACGAVSREVAIAMAEGAIGQSHADIALAITGFAGAGADGDEAGLVHFAAARHNGATVHRVEHFGDIGRGPVRIKSLRVALEMMGEAIEHS from the coding sequence ATGGGCGAGCCACAGAATCGACAAACGGGGTCGGCCGAAACGCTGTCCCCTATATTGCCCGACGATGTGGAGGAAGCCGCCGCCGCTGTGCTGAAGGCGGCATGTGAAGCGGAACTGAGGCTTGCAACGGCGGAAAGTTGCACGGGCGGTTTGCTCGCTTCATTGCTGACCGATGTGGAGGGGGCGAGCCATGCGTTCGAGCGCGGCTTTGCCGTGTACAGCGAAGAGGCGAAGTGCGAGTTGCTGGGCATTCGGCGGGAACAGATCGACGCCTGTGGAGCGGTGAGCCGTGAGGTCGCTATTGCCATGGCGGAGGGGGCTATCGGGCAATCTCATGCCGACATTGCGCTTGCCATTACTGGTTTTGCCGGTGCGGGGGCGGACGGAGATGAGGCCGGCCTCGTCCATTTCGCTGCCGCCCGGCACAATGGCGCGACTGTCCACCGTGTCGAACATTTTGGAGACATTGGACGCGGCCCAGTGCGGATCAAATCGCTTCGGGTCGCGCTGGAGATGATGGGGGAAGCCATTGAGCATTCCTGA
- a CDS encoding NAD(+) synthase, whose product MSIHRHGLVRVAAATPRGTVGHVGANAEAVRELALQAAAEGADLVLFPELCLSSYAIDDLHLQDALLDRVEAEVGRLIEASANLPVMLVGAPLRRAGRVYNCALVIAKGALIGVVPKSYLPNYREYYEKRWFAPGAGLAGLEIEVAGYSAPFGTDLLFAADGWPDFIFHVEICEDFWAPLPPSTSGAMAGALLLCNLSASNITIGKARDRHLLSASQSARCIAAYAYSAAGAGESTTDLAWDGQAMVHELGELLGESSRFGDEPELLYADVDLQRLRLERMRNGTFNDSVEAAGHPETRFRKLRFSFDPQSDDIGLRRGGRRFPFVPADLTELDADCYEAFNIQVEALVTRFRSTAGKHFVIGVSGGLDSTHALIVAAKACDRLGLPRSTILGYTMPGFATGEQTKGNAWALMNALGVAGEEIDIRPAARQMLADMDHPFARGEPVYDVTFENVQAGLRTDYLFRLANRHGGFVVGTGDLSELALGWCTYGVGDQMSHYAVNSGVPKTLIQFLIRWCITTSQFDEATDDILDAILNTEISPELVPADASGAMQSTEARVGPYALNDFFLHHIVRQGLPPSKVAFLAWHAWRDVEQGVWPAGYPHSGKVAYDLPTIRRWLDNFLYRFFAISQFKRSALPNGPKISSGGALSPRGDWRAPSDGTADIWRNELASALGPAPD is encoded by the coding sequence ATGTCCATTCATCGCCACGGTCTTGTCCGGGTCGCTGCCGCCACGCCGCGAGGTACGGTTGGGCACGTGGGCGCCAATGCTGAGGCGGTGAGGGAACTGGCGCTGCAAGCGGCGGCAGAGGGCGCGGATCTGGTTCTCTTTCCCGAACTTTGCTTGTCGTCCTATGCGATCGATGATCTTCACCTTCAGGACGCCCTGCTGGACAGGGTCGAAGCGGAAGTCGGGAGATTGATTGAGGCGAGCGCAAATCTGCCGGTGATGCTGGTGGGTGCGCCGCTGCGCCGCGCAGGGCGGGTTTATAATTGCGCCCTCGTCATTGCAAAGGGCGCGCTGATCGGCGTCGTGCCGAAAAGCTACCTGCCCAATTATCGGGAATATTATGAGAAACGCTGGTTCGCGCCGGGCGCCGGTCTGGCGGGACTTGAGATAGAGGTCGCGGGGTATAGCGCGCCTTTCGGGACCGACCTGCTCTTTGCTGCCGATGGGTGGCCCGACTTCATATTCCATGTTGAGATCTGCGAAGATTTTTGGGCGCCGCTGCCGCCATCGACCTCGGGTGCGATGGCCGGGGCGCTGCTGCTATGCAACCTGTCGGCATCCAACATCACCATCGGCAAGGCGCGCGACCGGCATTTGCTTTCCGCTTCCCAATCGGCGCGGTGTATTGCCGCCTATGCCTATTCCGCGGCGGGTGCAGGGGAAAGCACGACCGACCTTGCCTGGGACGGGCAGGCGATGGTGCATGAACTGGGTGAGTTGCTGGGAGAGTCGAGCCGCTTCGGCGATGAGCCGGAACTGCTTTATGCCGATGTCGATCTTCAGCGATTGCGGCTGGAGAGAATGCGCAACGGCACATTCAACGACAGCGTGGAAGCGGCCGGGCATCCGGAGACGCGCTTTCGCAAGCTCCGCTTTTCCTTTGATCCGCAAAGCGACGATATTGGCCTGCGGCGGGGGGGGCGGCGCTTTCCCTTCGTTCCGGCCGATCTGACCGAACTGGATGCCGATTGCTACGAGGCGTTCAATATCCAGGTGGAGGCGCTCGTCACCCGCTTCCGCTCGACGGCGGGCAAGCATTTCGTGATCGGCGTGTCCGGCGGCCTCGATTCCACGCATGCGCTGATCGTGGCGGCCAAGGCATGCGATCGGCTCGGTCTGCCGCGCTCGACGATCCTTGGCTATACAATGCCGGGCTTCGCAACTGGTGAGCAGACCAAGGGTAACGCCTGGGCGCTGATGAATGCGCTGGGGGTAGCGGGTGAAGAAATCGACATCCGGCCCGCGGCGCGGCAGATGTTGGCGGACATGGATCATCCCTTCGCGCGGGGCGAGCCGGTTTATGATGTGACATTCGAAAATGTGCAGGCGGGCTTGCGTACCGATTATCTGTTCCGGCTCGCCAACCGGCATGGAGGTTTTGTCGTTGGCACTGGTGATCTCAGCGAACTGGCGCTGGGCTGGTGTACCTATGGCGTGGGTGACCAGATGAGCCACTATGCCGTGAACAGCGGGGTGCCCAAGACTCTCATACAGTTCCTGATCCGCTGGTGCATCACCACGAGTCAGTTCGACGAGGCGACCGACGACATTCTGGATGCGATATTGAACACCGAAATTTCCCCGGAGCTCGTCCCGGCCGATGCCAGCGGCGCTATGCAGAGCACGGAGGCGCGGGTCGGCCCTTACGCGCTGAACGATTTTTTCCTGCATCATATCGTACGGCAGGGATTGCCGCCTTCGAAGGTCGCCTTTCTGGCCTGGCACGCTTGGCGCGATGTTGAGCAAGGGGTCTGGCCGGCGGGCTATCCTCATAGTGGCAAGGTAGCATATGACCTGCCCACCATCCGCCGCTGGCTGGACAATTTCCTCTATCGATTTTTCGCCATCAGCCAATTCAAGCGGTCCGCGCTGCCCAACGGACCGAAAATCTCTTCGGGCGGCGCTCTCTCGCCGCGGGGCGACTGGCGGGCGCCTTCGGATGGCACGGCGGACATTTGGCGCAATGAACTGGCCTCGGCGCTGGGACCGGCTCCGGACTAA
- a CDS encoding thermonuclease family protein — MKFHFAVFAAASSVAFSLSFSITHAQVMLGIPIVIDGDTLRFGGETVRLYGIDAPESQQTCKRGAESWPCGQEAASALRRYVEGGRLDCQPRDFDVYGRIVAVCHVNGRDLSQSLAEGGYAIALTERTTAYAASEQAAQSARRGIWAGEFERPADYRAANPIKPQPASPRYSGRAVVPPRTVNPKPSTYYASCRQAWAAGAAPVYRGQPGYRVGLDGDLDGVACEPIRK; from the coding sequence TTGAAATTTCATTTTGCAGTGTTTGCCGCCGCCTCATCGGTGGCTTTTTCGCTCTCATTTTCCATCACACATGCGCAGGTCATGCTTGGCATCCCAATCGTCATTGATGGAGACACGTTGAGATTCGGTGGCGAGACTGTCCGCCTTTACGGTATCGACGCACCTGAAAGCCAACAGACCTGCAAACGAGGGGCCGAAAGCTGGCCCTGTGGTCAGGAAGCGGCAAGCGCCCTCAGGCGCTATGTCGAGGGTGGGCGGCTCGATTGTCAACCAAGAGATTTCGACGTGTATGGCCGCATCGTGGCCGTCTGCCACGTCAATGGCCGCGACTTGAGCCAGTCTCTTGCGGAAGGCGGCTATGCCATTGCACTCACCGAGAGGACGACGGCCTATGCAGCCTCAGAGCAAGCGGCGCAATCCGCGCGCAGAGGCATATGGGCCGGAGAGTTTGAACGCCCTGCCGACTACCGTGCTGCGAATCCCATCAAACCACAACCCGCATCGCCTCGATATTCGGGTAGAGCGGTCGTGCCGCCAAGGACGGTCAATCCCAAGCCATCGACCTATTACGCCAGTTGCAGGCAGGCATGGGCAGCAGGCGCCGCACCTGTTTACCGTGGGCAGCCCGGCTATCGGGTGGGATTAGACGGCGACCTCGACGGGGTCGCCTGCGAGCCTATCCGAAAGTGA